Genomic segment of Vallitalea longa:
ATTACTAATGAGAATATAGTAGCTGTATCTAACACAACAAAAATGATTGATCTAGATGAATTAGAAAAAGCTGTAGAGTTAGTTAAAGATGCAAATAAAATAGTATTTTTTGGAGTAGGAGCCTCGGCATATGTAGCACTAGATGCTAATTATAAGTTTATGAGATTAGGGTTAAATACTTCAGTAAATTTGGACCCACATATTCAAGCAATATCTACAGTAAATTTAGGGAAAAATGATGTAGCTATAGGAATATCTTTTTCAGGAAGTACAAAAGATACAGTTGAAACATGTACTTTAGCAAAAAAAACAGGTTGTAAAATTATTAGTATAACTAATTATGCAAGGTCTCCGATTACAGCTGTGTCAGATATTGTATTATTAACATCAGCAAAAGAAACACCTCTAAGAAGTGGGGCTTTGACATCTAAGATAGCACAACTTCACACATTAGATATTTTATATACTAGTGTAGCTATTAAGATGAAAGATAAAGGTGTAAAGAGTCTGGATAAAACAGCTAAAGCGGTATTAGAAAAAATGTATTAATTAATTTAAGCCTAATCAGTGGGGGGATGGAAGGTATAAAATGAAAAAAGTTATTGGTATAGATATTGGTGGAACTAAAATATTAGGAGGTTTAATTAATGAAAAAGGGACTTTAATTGAAAGTATTAAAGTTCCAACAAACGCATTATGTGGAAGAGATGCAATAATTAATAGTATTTTTAGTATCATTAATAAGTTAATGGATAAAGAAGTAAAAGGTATAGGAGTGGGTTCAGCAGGAAGAATTAACTATAATAAGGGGATAGTAGATTATGCAACAGATAATCTACCAGGGTGGACTAATCTAAATATTAAAAAAACAGTAGAAACTAAATATAAAATTCCTGTTATAGCGGATAATGATGTTAATACTGCTGTGTTAGGTGAACATTGGATTGGTAGTGCATT
This window contains:
- a CDS encoding MurR/RpiR family transcriptional regulator — its product is MQSCYKSLTKSQKKVADYVLNNPQEVIYFSVTEFAEKCNAGEATIIRFCRHIGLTGFQEFKLKMAKDIVEPETNIHDKISFDDSLDVLVQKITNENIVAVSNTTKMIDLDELEKAVELVKDANKIVFFGVGASAYVALDANYKFMRLGLNTSVNLDPHIQAISTVNLGKNDVAIGISFSGSTKDTVETCTLAKKTGCKIISITNYARSPITAVSDIVLLTSAKETPLRSGALTSKIAQLHTLDILYTSVAIKMKDKGVKSLDKTAKAVLEKMY